Proteins encoded in a region of the Streptomyces liliiviolaceus genome:
- the fabG gene encoding 3-oxoacyl-ACP reductase FabG translates to MSTTEQRVAVVTGAARGIGAATAVRLAAEGRAVAVIDLDEAACKDTVEKITAAGGRAIAVGADVSDEAQVEAAVARVAQELGAPTILVNNAGVLRDNLLFKMSVSDWDTVLNVHLRGSFLMTRAVQKYMVEAKFGRVVNLSSSSALGNRGQVNYSAAKAGLQGFTKTLAFELGKFGVTANAVAPGFIVTDMTAATAERVGMGFEEFQAAAATQIPVQRVGNPDDIANAIAFFTGDAAGFVSGQVLYVAGGPLN, encoded by the coding sequence ATGTCCACCACTGAGCAGCGCGTCGCCGTAGTCACCGGTGCCGCGCGCGGCATCGGCGCCGCGACCGCCGTACGACTGGCCGCCGAGGGCCGTGCCGTCGCGGTGATCGACCTCGACGAGGCCGCGTGCAAGGACACCGTCGAGAAGATCACCGCCGCCGGCGGCAGGGCGATCGCGGTGGGCGCCGACGTCTCCGACGAGGCGCAGGTCGAGGCCGCCGTGGCGCGGGTCGCCCAGGAGCTCGGGGCGCCGACGATCCTGGTGAACAACGCGGGCGTGCTCCGCGACAACCTGCTGTTCAAGATGAGCGTGTCCGACTGGGACACGGTCCTGAACGTGCACCTGCGCGGCTCCTTCCTGATGACGCGGGCCGTCCAGAAGTACATGGTGGAGGCCAAGTTCGGCCGGGTCGTCAACCTCTCCTCGTCCTCGGCGCTCGGCAACCGCGGCCAGGTCAACTACTCCGCCGCCAAGGCCGGTCTGCAGGGCTTCACCAAGACCCTCGCCTTCGAGCTCGGCAAGTTCGGCGTCACCGCGAACGCCGTGGCGCCCGGCTTCATCGTGACGGACATGACCGCCGCGACCGCCGAGCGCGTCGGCATGGGCTTCGAGGAGTTCCAGGCCGCGGCCGCCACCCAGATCCCGGTCCAGCGCGTGGGCAACCCGGACGACATCGCCAACGCGATCGCCTTCTTCACGGGCGACGCCGCCGGATTCGTCTCCGGCCAGGTGCTGTACGTCGCCGGCGGACCGCTCAACTAG
- a CDS encoding ABC transporter substrate-binding protein, whose amino-acid sequence MLKRNRSLRHLSVIASITSISLVTGCGVFSSDSAEGEGPIIVGTTSAPSTLDPAASWDGSWELFRNIYQTLLSYPAGASAPEPDAAESCRFTDNSNRTYSCKLREGLSFSDGHALDAEAVKHSIDRIRKIAVDGGPAGLLGSLARVETKGTDEVVFRLNKPDATFPFVLATPAMSIVDPEEYPADALREDSEVTGSGPYSLESYEEGQEARLVRNGNYKGSADRQNSAVTIRYFQDSDEMVGALKDRKIDVTLRGLAAKDVVALEDRRGKDDIQLVEGAGTEIRYLVFNPKDPWARKAAVRKAVAQVVDRPAIAHSIYKDTVEPLYSMVPSGLAGHTTGFFDDYGSPSTSKARQILLEAGISERVPLTLWYTTDRYGSMTKPEFEELRRQLNETGLFSVTVKGRPWKTYEAGYRKGEYPVFGRGWFPDFPDAENFIAPFVGEQNALGTPYKSPEITDVLLPESRRRTDRGDVVEQFEKAQNILVDDARLLPLWQGKQYIAASEEISGVERSIDPSTIMMVWELSRKPSW is encoded by the coding sequence GTGTTGAAGCGGAACCGGTCTCTGCGGCACTTGTCGGTGATCGCGTCCATCACCTCCATATCCCTGGTCACGGGGTGCGGAGTGTTCTCCTCGGACTCGGCCGAGGGCGAGGGTCCGATCATCGTGGGCACGACCAGCGCACCCAGCACCCTCGACCCCGCCGCGTCCTGGGACGGGTCGTGGGAGCTGTTCCGCAACATCTACCAGACCCTCCTCAGCTACCCGGCCGGCGCGTCCGCGCCCGAGCCGGACGCCGCCGAGAGCTGCCGCTTCACCGACAACTCGAACCGCACGTACAGCTGCAAGCTGCGGGAGGGGCTGTCCTTCTCCGACGGGCACGCGCTCGACGCCGAGGCCGTGAAGCACTCCATCGACCGCATCCGCAAGATCGCCGTGGACGGCGGCCCCGCGGGCCTGCTCGGCAGCCTGGCACGGGTCGAGACGAAGGGGACGGACGAGGTCGTCTTCCGCCTCAACAAGCCGGACGCCACCTTCCCGTTCGTGCTCGCCACACCCGCCATGTCGATCGTCGACCCCGAGGAGTACCCGGCCGACGCCCTGCGCGAGGACAGCGAGGTCACGGGGTCGGGACCGTACAGCCTGGAGTCGTACGAGGAGGGGCAGGAGGCCCGGCTCGTCCGCAACGGCAACTACAAGGGCTCCGCCGACCGCCAGAACAGCGCCGTCACCATCCGGTACTTCCAGGACTCGGACGAGATGGTGGGCGCCCTGAAGGACCGGAAGATCGACGTCACCCTCCGCGGACTCGCCGCCAAGGACGTCGTCGCCCTGGAGGACCGGCGCGGCAAGGACGACATCCAGCTGGTGGAGGGCGCGGGCACCGAGATCCGCTACCTGGTGTTCAACCCCAAGGACCCGTGGGCCAGGAAGGCGGCGGTCCGCAAGGCCGTCGCACAGGTCGTCGACCGGCCGGCCATCGCCCACAGCATCTACAAGGACACCGTCGAGCCGCTGTACTCCATGGTCCCGAGCGGACTGGCCGGCCACACCACCGGATTCTTCGACGACTACGGCAGCCCCAGTACCTCCAAGGCCCGGCAGATCCTCCTGGAGGCGGGCATCTCCGAGCGCGTACCGCTCACCCTCTGGTACACGACGGACCGGTACGGCTCCATGACCAAGCCCGAGTTCGAGGAGCTGAGGCGGCAGCTCAACGAGACCGGCCTGTTCAGCGTCACCGTCAAGGGCCGCCCCTGGAAGACGTACGAGGCCGGTTACCGCAAGGGCGAGTACCCCGTGTTCGGCCGTGGCTGGTTCCCCGACTTCCCCGACGCCGAGAACTTCATCGCCCCGTTCGTCGGCGAGCAGAACGCGCTCGGTACGCCCTACAAGTCGCCCGAGATCACCGACGTCCTGCTGCCGGAGTCGCGCCGGCGGACCGACCGCGGGGACGTCGTCGAGCAGTTCGAGAAGGCGCAGAACATCCTCGTGGACGACGCGCGGCTGCTCCCTCTCTGGCAGGGCAAGCAGTACATCGCCGCCAGTGAGGAGATCTCCGGCGTCGAGCGGTCCATCGACCCGTCGACGATCATGATGGTGTGGGAGCTGTCCCGCAAGCCCAGCTGGTAG
- a CDS encoding SDR family oxidoreductase gives MTTVELSGKVALVTGASRGIGYGVAQALLARGDRVCITGRNEDALKEAVEQLGADRVIGVAGKAHDEAHQAVAVERTMEAFGRVDFLVNNAGTNPVFGPIADLDLNVARKVFETNVVSALGFAQQTWKAWQSANGGAIVNIASLAGVSASPFIGAYGMSKAAMINLSLQLAHEFAPLVRVNSIAPAVVKTKFAQALYEGREEEVASAYPLGRLGVPSDIGGAAAFLTSEQSDWITGQTLVVDGGIFLNAGVS, from the coding sequence ATGACCACTGTGGAACTCTCGGGCAAGGTCGCCCTCGTCACCGGCGCCAGCCGCGGCATCGGCTACGGCGTCGCGCAGGCGCTGCTCGCCCGTGGCGACCGGGTGTGCATCACCGGCCGCAACGAGGACGCCCTCAAGGAGGCCGTCGAGCAGCTCGGCGCCGACCGTGTCATCGGCGTCGCGGGCAAGGCCCACGACGAGGCCCACCAGGCCGTCGCCGTCGAGCGCACCATGGAGGCGTTCGGCCGCGTCGACTTCCTGGTCAACAACGCCGGTACGAACCCGGTGTTCGGGCCGATCGCCGACCTCGACCTCAATGTGGCGCGGAAGGTGTTCGAGACCAACGTCGTCTCCGCGCTCGGCTTCGCCCAGCAGACGTGGAAGGCGTGGCAGAGCGCGAACGGCGGCGCGATCGTCAACATCGCCTCGCTCGCGGGCGTCTCGGCCTCGCCGTTCATCGGCGCGTACGGCATGAGCAAGGCCGCGATGATCAACCTGTCCCTGCAGCTGGCGCACGAGTTCGCGCCGCTGGTGCGCGTCAACTCGATCGCGCCCGCCGTGGTCAAGACCAAGTTCGCGCAGGCCCTGTACGAGGGCCGCGAGGAGGAGGTCGCCTCGGCGTACCCGCTCGGCCGGCTGGGGGTCCCCTCCGACATCGGGGGCGCCGCGGCGTTCCTCACCTCGGAGCAGTCGGACTGGATCACCGGGCAGACGCTCGTGGTCGACGGCGGGATCTTCCTCAACGCGGGAGTGTCCTGA
- a CDS encoding Rieske (2Fe-2S) protein encodes MSSESLQPAPALCRRTVLAALGGAGLAAALTACGGSDDSSSGTSSNSSSDASTGSAGGTALAKTTDIPEGGGKVFADQSVVVTQPTAGEFKAFSTVCPHQQQRVNSVDNGLITCPAHGSQFSVADGAVKKGPATSGLTAANIKVSGDSITLA; translated from the coding sequence ATGTCCAGCGAATCGCTTCAGCCTGCTCCGGCACTCTGTCGTCGCACCGTCCTGGCAGCGTTGGGCGGGGCCGGGCTGGCCGCCGCACTGACCGCCTGCGGGGGCTCCGACGACTCGTCGTCCGGCACCTCCTCGAACTCCTCCTCCGACGCGTCGACCGGATCCGCCGGCGGTACGGCACTCGCCAAGACCACCGACATCCCGGAGGGCGGCGGGAAGGTCTTCGCCGACCAGTCCGTGGTGGTCACCCAGCCGACGGCAGGCGAGTTCAAGGCCTTCTCCACGGTGTGCCCGCACCAGCAGCAGCGCGTGAACAGCGTGGACAACGGCCTCATCACCTGCCCCGCCCACGGCAGCCAGTTCAGCGTCGCGGACGGCGCCGTCAAGAAGGGGCCCGCGACCAGCGGCCTGACCGCCGCCAACATCAAGGTGAGCGGGGACTCGATCACGCTCGCCTGA
- a CDS encoding LysR family transcriptional regulator, whose translation MLNLERLRTLDALARHGSVGGAADGLHVTTSAVSQQMSKLEREVGQQLLAKNGRGVRLTDAGRLLADHAARILSQVELAQSDLEAQRGQVVGELRLSAFPTAARGLFPAALATLRAEHPGLRVRSRELEPEDGVAGVLRGDIDLAVVLDWYNRPLPLTEGLVKASLLDDPADVAMPADHRLADRPEVDLEDFAEDEWIAWEEGEFCHEWLLFTLRGKGIEPVIAHRAEEHHTQLALVAAGLGVCVAPRLGRGPVPAGVRTVPVRHRVTRHVYAVWRADADRRPSIRAVADALRTAGAAYG comes from the coding sequence ATGTTGAATCTGGAGCGGCTGCGTACTCTCGACGCCCTCGCCCGCCACGGCTCGGTCGGCGGCGCGGCCGACGGGCTGCATGTGACGACCTCGGCGGTCTCCCAGCAGATGTCCAAGCTGGAGCGCGAAGTGGGGCAGCAGCTGCTCGCGAAGAACGGGCGGGGGGTGCGCCTGACCGACGCCGGGCGGTTGCTCGCCGACCATGCCGCCCGGATCCTGTCCCAGGTCGAGCTCGCCCAGTCCGATCTGGAGGCACAGCGCGGGCAGGTGGTGGGGGAGCTGCGGCTGTCCGCGTTCCCCACGGCCGCGCGCGGGCTGTTCCCCGCGGCCCTGGCCACGCTGCGCGCCGAGCATCCCGGACTGCGTGTCCGCTCACGCGAGCTGGAGCCGGAGGACGGGGTGGCCGGGGTGCTGCGCGGCGACATCGATCTGGCGGTGGTGCTCGACTGGTACAACAGGCCGCTGCCCCTGACCGAGGGACTGGTCAAGGCCTCGCTCCTCGACGACCCCGCCGATGTGGCGATGCCCGCGGATCACCGCCTCGCCGATCGCCCGGAGGTGGATCTGGAGGACTTCGCAGAGGACGAGTGGATCGCCTGGGAGGAGGGCGAGTTCTGTCATGAGTGGCTGCTCTTCACCCTGCGGGGCAAGGGGATCGAGCCGGTGATCGCCCACCGCGCGGAGGAGCATCACACCCAGCTCGCCCTGGTCGCGGCGGGGCTGGGTGTGTGTGTCGCGCCCAGACTCGGGCGCGGTCCGGTGCCGGCGGGGGTGCGGACGGTCCCGGTGCGGCACCGGGTCACCAGACACGTGTACGCGGTGTGGCGGGCGGACGCCGACCGTCGCCCCTCGATCAGAGCGGTGGCGGACGCGCTGCGGACGGCGGGGGCGGCGTACGGGTGA
- a CDS encoding cysteine hydrolase, producing MPSYEALSELLDPATTVLLTVECQQGVVGPDSALPELAREARSSGVLDRIARLVAAAHESGVQVMHAVAERRPDGRGANHNARLFRAAERLPVQQLAGSTAVRVAPPVEVAAEDLVVRRLHGLSPLAGTDVDALLRNLGCRTLVVTGVSANVAVPNTVFDAVNRGYTAVVPGDAIAGVPSDYTPAMIRNTLALVATITTTDDVLTCFKRPRRVRRA from the coding sequence ATGCCGTCGTACGAAGCGCTCAGCGAACTCCTCGATCCCGCGACCACGGTGCTGCTGACCGTCGAGTGCCAGCAGGGTGTCGTCGGCCCGGACAGCGCGCTGCCGGAACTCGCCAGGGAGGCCCGTTCGTCGGGAGTGCTGGACCGGATCGCACGCCTGGTGGCCGCGGCCCACGAGAGCGGCGTACAGGTGATGCACGCGGTCGCCGAGCGCCGCCCGGACGGCCGCGGCGCCAACCACAACGCCCGGCTGTTCCGCGCGGCCGAACGGCTCCCGGTGCAGCAACTGGCCGGCAGTACGGCGGTCCGGGTCGCGCCGCCCGTGGAGGTCGCCGCGGAGGACCTCGTCGTACGCCGCCTGCACGGTCTGTCGCCCCTCGCGGGCACCGACGTCGACGCGCTGCTGCGCAATCTGGGCTGCCGCACGCTCGTCGTGACCGGTGTCTCCGCCAATGTGGCCGTGCCCAACACGGTGTTCGACGCCGTGAACCGCGGCTACACCGCCGTGGTCCCGGGGGACGCCATCGCGGGTGTGCCCTCGGACTACACCCCCGCGATGATCCGCAACACGCTCGCCCTGGTGGCCACCATCACCACCACGGACGACGTGCTGACCTGCTTCAAACGGCCCCGCCGGGTCAGGCGAGCGTGA
- a CDS encoding S9 family peptidase, giving the protein MTAEDLPLQFARTKRFSLGVPRGFTVSPDGERVLFVRTASGRSTTSLLWLYETGGERTLADPLALGDSSDAGEVPEAERIRRERARETSAGIVSYATDAAVRLVAFALAGALWTVRTDEGVPRRIPTAGPVVTPRPSPDGTHIAYVSGGTLRVVRADGTGDRALAGPEDPEVTYGLSDHVSAESLDRARSFWWSPDGDALLVVRVDNSPVQQWYIGDPAHPGRPPRAIRYPAAGTANARLSLHVVGLDGGRVDVDLPKEAVSHPGGEWTDPAFEYLAQADWGAAGPLAVVQTRDQRSAYVLSIDPATGATTTLHHLTDAAWLEFVPGTPASTAATGLVLTTQEGTRGLRMTGTGVRTPQGMYVHELLGAAGGRLYFMAAEEPTEAHVWSYDPENGFARLTDEPGVHHAAVGGGTVVLDSSTLDGQTVTVLRDGVPAGRIEVLAERPVTRPRPRFLTLGARALRAALYLPTSYEPGASEPESERESQLDPEMDSDRAADRRGRLPVIVHSYSGPGMQTVVKATRWHHAVNQWFADQGFAVLSVDGRGTPGRDRAWETAIHGDQLMPVVEDQADAVRAAAELFPELDTGRVAIRGWSFGGYLAAGAVLHRPDVFHAAVAGAAPTDLRLYDTHWKERYLGHPDVQPDHYDRCSLVAHAHKLTRPLKLVHGMADDNVFPAHMLRFSAALLAAGRPHSVLPLAGATHLVAQEGVIDTLLRMDLDFIKKSLDLRTA; this is encoded by the coding sequence GTGACCGCCGAAGACCTGCCCCTGCAGTTCGCCCGGACGAAGCGTTTCTCCCTCGGTGTGCCGCGCGGTTTCACCGTCTCGCCCGACGGCGAGCGTGTGCTCTTCGTGCGTACCGCGAGCGGCCGCTCCACGACGAGCCTGCTCTGGCTGTACGAGACCGGCGGGGAACGGACGCTCGCCGACCCGCTCGCCCTCGGCGACAGCAGCGACGCCGGCGAGGTCCCGGAGGCCGAACGGATCCGCCGCGAACGGGCCCGCGAGACCAGCGCCGGAATCGTCTCGTACGCCACCGACGCGGCCGTCCGCCTGGTCGCGTTCGCCCTCGCGGGCGCCCTGTGGACCGTACGCACCGACGAGGGCGTCCCCCGCCGGATCCCCACGGCGGGCCCGGTCGTCACCCCGCGCCCCAGCCCCGACGGCACACACATCGCGTACGTGAGCGGGGGCACCCTGCGTGTCGTACGCGCCGACGGCACCGGTGACCGCGCACTGGCCGGGCCGGAGGACCCGGAGGTCACCTACGGGCTCTCCGACCACGTGTCGGCCGAGTCGCTGGACCGCGCACGGTCCTTCTGGTGGTCGCCGGACGGGGACGCGCTGCTGGTGGTGCGGGTCGACAACTCGCCCGTACAGCAGTGGTACATCGGCGATCCGGCGCACCCCGGGCGTCCCCCGCGCGCGATCCGGTACCCGGCCGCGGGCACCGCCAACGCACGACTGTCCCTGCACGTCGTGGGCCTCGACGGCGGTCGCGTCGACGTGGACCTTCCCAAGGAGGCCGTGTCGCATCCGGGCGGGGAGTGGACCGACCCGGCCTTCGAGTACCTCGCGCAGGCGGACTGGGGCGCGGCCGGGCCCCTCGCCGTCGTACAGACCCGCGACCAGCGTTCGGCGTACGTGCTGAGCATCGATCCGGCGACCGGAGCGACCACGACGCTGCACCACCTGACGGACGCCGCCTGGCTGGAGTTCGTCCCCGGAACTCCCGCCTCCACCGCGGCCACCGGTCTCGTCCTCACCACCCAGGAGGGGACCCGCGGACTGCGGATGACCGGAACCGGGGTCCGTACACCGCAGGGCATGTACGTCCACGAACTGCTCGGTGCGGCGGGCGGGCGGCTCTACTTCATGGCCGCCGAGGAGCCGACCGAGGCGCACGTGTGGTCGTACGACCCGGAGAACGGCTTCGCCCGGCTGACCGACGAGCCGGGCGTGCACCACGCCGCCGTCGGAGGCGGCACCGTCGTGCTGGACAGTTCGACGCTCGACGGGCAGACGGTGACCGTGCTGCGGGACGGCGTCCCGGCCGGGCGGATCGAAGTACTGGCCGAACGCCCCGTGACCCGGCCGCGCCCCCGCTTCCTGACGCTCGGCGCACGCGCACTGCGCGCGGCACTGTATCTGCCGACGTCGTACGAGCCCGGGGCATCGGAGCCGGAGTCGGAGCGGGAGTCGCAGCTGGACCCGGAGATGGACTCGGACCGGGCCGCGGACCGTCGGGGCCGTCTCCCGGTGATCGTGCACTCCTACTCCGGGCCGGGAATGCAGACGGTCGTGAAGGCGACCAGGTGGCACCACGCCGTGAACCAGTGGTTCGCCGATCAGGGGTTCGCGGTGCTGTCGGTCGACGGGCGCGGCACTCCGGGGCGCGACCGGGCCTGGGAGACGGCCATCCACGGCGACCAGCTGATGCCGGTCGTCGAGGACCAGGCCGACGCCGTACGCGCCGCCGCGGAGCTCTTCCCGGAACTGGACACGGGCCGGGTGGCCATCCGCGGCTGGTCCTTCGGCGGCTATCTCGCGGCGGGAGCCGTACTGCACCGGCCCGATGTGTTCCACGCCGCCGTCGCGGGCGCTGCGCCGACCGATCTGCGGCTGTACGACACGCACTGGAAGGAGCGCTACCTGGGGCATCCGGACGTACAACCGGACCACTACGACCGGTGCTCACTGGTGGCGCACGCCCATAAACTCACGCGCCCCTTGAAGCTCGTCCATGGGATGGCCGACGACAATGTGTTCCCGGCACATATGTTGCGGTTCTCGGCGGCCCTGCTGGCGGCCGGTCGGCCCCACAGCGTGCTCCCATTGGCAGGCGCGACTCATCTGGTGGCACAGGAAGGCGTGATAGACACCCTGCTCCGAATGGATCTCGATTTCATCAAGAAGTCGCTCGATCTCCGGACCGCCTGA
- a CDS encoding HipA family kinase → MLTEVTATRYITPLREGGSLPGLVEADDLGTYVMKFTGAGQGRKTLVAEVVCGELARRLGLRVPGLVTIGLDPVIGLGEPDTQVQELLKSSGGLNLGMDFLSRAIGFDSLVHEVSPEEAGKVVWFDALVNNVDRSWRNPNMLFRDGDLWLIDHGATMIWHHNWPGTQASAAKPYDATDHALAPFGPDIPAAAAELGPRVTEDLLAEVTAAIPEEWLKDEPGFDSADALRQAYARPLLARAATIHERIRLQGGTSGTSGTSGTSNVSGIGIRKGTK, encoded by the coding sequence ATGCTGACAGAAGTCACCGCGACCCGCTACATCACGCCCCTGCGTGAGGGCGGCTCGCTGCCGGGGCTCGTCGAGGCCGACGACCTCGGTACGTACGTCATGAAGTTCACCGGCGCCGGACAGGGGCGCAAGACCCTCGTCGCGGAGGTCGTCTGCGGTGAGCTCGCCCGGCGCCTGGGGCTGCGCGTACCGGGGCTCGTCACGATCGGGCTCGATCCGGTCATCGGACTCGGCGAACCCGACACGCAGGTGCAGGAGTTGCTCAAGTCGAGCGGCGGACTGAACCTCGGGATGGACTTCCTCTCCCGAGCGATCGGCTTCGACTCCCTCGTCCACGAGGTGAGCCCGGAGGAAGCCGGGAAGGTCGTCTGGTTCGACGCGCTGGTCAACAACGTCGACCGGTCGTGGCGCAACCCCAACATGCTGTTCCGGGACGGCGATCTGTGGCTCATCGACCACGGCGCCACCATGATCTGGCACCACAACTGGCCGGGCACACAGGCCTCGGCGGCCAAGCCGTACGACGCCACCGACCACGCCCTCGCCCCCTTCGGGCCCGACATCCCGGCCGCCGCCGCGGAGTTGGGGCCGCGCGTCACGGAGGACCTGCTCGCCGAGGTGACCGCCGCGATCCCCGAGGAGTGGCTGAAGGACGAGCCCGGCTTCGACTCGGCCGACGCGCTCCGGCAGGCGTATGCGCGGCCGCTCCTCGCCCGCGCCGCCACCATCCACGAGCGCATCCGCCTCCAGGGCGGAACCAGCGGAACCAGTGGTACCAGCGGTACCAGTAACGTCAGTGGCATCGGCATCCGGAAGGGCACGAAGTGA
- a CDS encoding DUF3037 domain-containing protein, with product MSERDGRESRGGDVVDAADRVVYEYAVLRVVPRVERGEYFNAGVLVYCRAHSFVAARTHLDETKLLALDPAADAPGVRAALRAVEGVCAGGAAAGQAAGDDAGRRFRWLIAPRSTVVQPGPVHTGLTADPEAETARLLDLLVR from the coding sequence GTGAGCGAGCGCGACGGCCGGGAAAGCCGTGGGGGCGACGTCGTGGACGCCGCCGACCGGGTCGTCTACGAGTACGCGGTGCTGCGCGTCGTGCCGCGCGTCGAGCGGGGGGAGTACTTCAACGCGGGCGTGCTCGTGTACTGCCGCGCGCACTCCTTCGTGGCCGCCCGCACCCATCTCGACGAGACCAAGCTGCTCGCGCTCGACCCGGCGGCGGACGCGCCCGGCGTACGGGCCGCGCTGCGGGCCGTCGAGGGGGTCTGCGCCGGGGGCGCGGCGGCCGGGCAGGCCGCGGGCGACGACGCCGGACGCCGCTTCCGCTGGCTGATCGCGCCCCGCTCCACGGTCGTGCAGCCGGGGCCCGTCCACACCGGACTCACCGCCGATCCCGAGGCCGAGACGGCACGCCTGCTCGACCTGCTCGTCAGGTGA
- a CDS encoding pyridoxamine 5'-phosphate oxidase family protein has translation MAATQRRGRRIMMTPEELDEFLTTQRTCRVATVSADGAPHVSTLWFVWDGKSLWLYSITRSKRWADLRRDPRVAVVVDTGEEYDQLRGVELSGSVEFVGEVPRTGEPCPELDSVERLFARKNFGVDELPHDGRHAWMRLTPEATASWDFRKIADL, from the coding sequence ATGGCCGCCACTCAGCGCCGGGGACGAAGAATCATGATGACGCCCGAGGAGCTGGACGAGTTCCTGACCACCCAGCGCACATGCCGCGTCGCGACCGTCTCCGCGGACGGCGCCCCGCATGTCAGCACGCTCTGGTTCGTCTGGGACGGCAAGTCGCTCTGGCTGTACTCGATCACGCGCAGCAAGCGATGGGCCGACCTGCGCCGCGATCCGCGGGTGGCCGTGGTCGTGGACACCGGCGAGGAGTACGACCAGTTGCGGGGCGTGGAGCTGTCGGGCTCGGTCGAGTTCGTCGGCGAGGTGCCGCGCACGGGTGAACCCTGCCCCGAACTCGATTCCGTGGAGCGGCTGTTCGCCCGCAAGAACTTCGGTGTGGACGAGCTGCCGCACGACGGCAGACATGCCTGGATGCGCCTGACGCCCGAGGCGACGGCCTCCTGGGACTTCCGCAAGATCGCCGACCTGTGA